A region of Fusarium keratoplasticum isolate Fu6.1 chromosome 6, whole genome shotgun sequence DNA encodes the following proteins:
- a CDS encoding Beta-lactamase domain-containing protein produces the protein MSEDIETSFQTAIDSGKINGAVLYATDANGDFVYNNAMGQRTVLSGEKRPQELDDVLFLASATKLIATIAALQCVEDGLLSLTGDLSAIAHELAEKQVLTGFSEEGEPILEPAAGPVTLEMLLTHSAGTAYDFLHPLIGKWREKFSPPEPGRKKTVEELFVYPLAHQPGGGWMYGPGLDWAGRIVERVMKRTLSEHVNERILAPLGLKKDAQFFPATREDLRDRLVDLNPDDPEGLGRAVLGGGGEMNLRGKGDFGGHGMFIPGNYYIQILQSLLANDGKILKPATVDDMFQHHLSPESTAGHQAALAGPAGIFFRCGVDPETKMGYGLGGLLTLEDVDGWYGAHTLTWGGGLTLTWFIDRKNDLCGVGAIQAALAGGVDGKLVSDLKQVFRKDIYRKRATWKGKQ, from the coding sequence ATGTCCGAAGACATCGAAACCAGCTTTCAAACCGCCATTGATTCCGGCAAGATCAACGGCGCTGTTCTCTATGCCACCGACGCCAATGGCGACTTTGTGTATAACAACGCCATGGGCCAGCGCACTGTATTATCCGGAGAGAAACGCCCCCAGGAACTCGACGATGTCTTGTTTCTAGCCTCAGCAACCAAGTTGATTGCTACGATCGCTGCCCTCCAGTGCGTCGAGGATGGTCTCCTGTCTCTCACGGGAGATCTGTCAGCCATCGCACATGAGCTGGCTGAGAAACAAGTTCTCACAGGCTTCTCCGAAGAGGGAGAACCCATCTTGGAACCAGCCGCTGGCCCCGTTACTCTCGAAATGCTGCTCACACACAGCGCTGGTACTGCCTACGATTTCCTGCATCCTCTTATCGGAAAGTGGCGTGAGAAGTTCTCACCTCCTGAGCCCGGCCGAAAGAAAACTGTCGAAGAGCTCTTCGTCTACCCCCTTGCACATCAaccaggaggaggctggatGTACGGGCctgggctggactgggcAGGCCGCATTGTGGAACGAGTAATGAAGCGCACTCTTTCTGAGCACGTCAACGAACGCATCCTGGCTCCCCTTGGATTGAAGAAAGACGCTCAGTTTTTTCCGGCTACCAGAGAAGACTTGCGCGATCGCCTTGTCGATTTGAACCCTGACGATCCGGAGGGTCTTGGCCGTGCCGTTCTTGGTGGCGGTGGAGAGATGAATCTTCGAGGCAAGGGAGATTTCGGAGGTCACGGCATGTTCATTCCTGGCAACTACTACATCCAAATTCTTCAATCTTTGCTTGCCAACGACGGAAAGATTCTCAAACCCGCCACAGTTGACGACATGTTCCAGCATCATCTCTCTCCCGAATCAACTGCTGGCCACCAGGCTGCACTGGCGGGCCCTGCAGGTATCTTCTTCCGTTGTGGCGTTGACCCAGAGACGAAAATGGGCTACGGGCTCGGAGGTCTCTTGACTctggaggatgttgatggatggtACGGTGCTCATACACTTACCTGGGGAGGAGGTCTTACCCTTACTTGGTTCATCGATCGAAAGAATGATCTATGTGGCGTTGGTGCTATTCAGGCTGCCTTGGCTGGAGGAGTGGATGGGAAGTTGGTGTCTGATCTTAAGCAAGTGTTCCGCAAGGATATTTATCGCAAGCGCGCCACATGGAAGGGAAAGCAGTAG